A stretch of the Sphingobacterium thalpophilum genome encodes the following:
- a CDS encoding efflux RND transporter periplasmic adaptor subunit, whose product MIYELTKSKSRLLIPLLGMLLVTCQRRPDNKSGDAPAPNAAAAQLPVDIITAQEEELQQHETAIGSLMPYQEVSIVSEIAQRITHVAFKDGAYVDRGTTLYTLNDTEIRARLKQVDAELELAQINKDRLHNLLNNETVNQQEYDEALMRFRSLAAQQDLLRAELAKTVIKAPFSGRIGISKVHTGAYVIPGTALVDLQDQTNLKVDFSIPERYFQLINKGTKVHFTTELSDQPLEAKVVATEPGLNTEGRSLQAQALVSNVNGKLRPGLSAKIYFGTSDHGAKGIKVPTEALMPDGNGYHAFIIKNGKAKPVPVNITNRTETEAIVTSGLTSGDSVIISNLLRLAADTPVKAVTQTNQ is encoded by the coding sequence ATGATATATGAATTGACAAAATCCAAGTCGAGGCTTCTGATTCCCCTCCTTGGTATGTTATTAGTTACCTGCCAGCGCAGACCAGACAACAAGTCGGGAGACGCTCCTGCGCCAAATGCTGCAGCCGCACAATTACCTGTTGATATAATAACAGCACAGGAAGAAGAGCTGCAGCAGCACGAAACCGCTATAGGTTCGCTGATGCCCTATCAAGAAGTCTCGATAGTTAGTGAAATTGCTCAGCGGATTACCCATGTGGCTTTCAAAGATGGCGCATACGTTGATCGCGGCACTACACTTTACACACTCAATGATACCGAAATCCGCGCACGTCTCAAACAGGTCGACGCCGAGCTCGAACTGGCGCAGATCAACAAGGATCGTCTACATAATCTTCTAAACAATGAAACGGTAAACCAGCAAGAGTACGACGAAGCACTTATGCGTTTTCGGTCGCTGGCTGCACAGCAGGATCTACTACGTGCAGAACTCGCAAAGACAGTCATTAAAGCGCCATTTTCGGGAAGAATCGGTATTTCAAAAGTGCATACCGGAGCCTACGTCATCCCCGGTACAGCACTTGTAGATTTACAGGACCAAACAAATCTGAAAGTGGACTTCTCCATTCCGGAGCGCTACTTTCAGCTGATCAACAAGGGAACTAAAGTACACTTTACCACCGAACTCTCCGATCAACCACTTGAAGCAAAAGTAGTTGCAACCGAACCAGGGCTGAATACCGAAGGTAGAAGCCTGCAAGCCCAGGCCCTTGTGAGCAACGTCAATGGGAAATTGCGTCCCGGCCTATCTGCTAAAATCTACTTTGGTACAAGCGATCATGGAGCGAAAGGCATTAAGGTCCCGACAGAAGCACTTATGCCGGACGGAAATGGCTACCATGCCTTCATTATCAAAAATGGAAAGGCAAAACCGGTCCCAGTAAACATTACTAATCGAACTGAAACAGAGGCTATTGTCACCTCCGGTTTAACCAGCGGCGATAGCGTCATCATCTCCAATTTACTGCGTTTAGCAGCAGATACACCGGTAAAAGCGGTTACTCAAACAAACCAATAG
- a CDS encoding efflux RND transporter permease subunit, whose translation MSISSLSIKKPVLAAVFSLLLVILGIVGWKQLGVREFPLTEPPVISVITFYPGASPDVIASKLTRPMEESIAEASGIRTISSESREQVSVISIEFNRETDIEDALNDVRDKVAKSRKQLPADVDPPIVQKATSADNLVAFLEVESDTKDIKEVSHIASTVIKDRMQSIPGINNVAIVGEHKYAMRLRFDPVKLASYQLTPEDIRAALLRENIDLPSGRIEGESSELSIRTLGRLTTEDDFNEMLIKQTGHTIIKLKDIGIAQLGEMNERTAIINETGNLNRVGIGVAIQIQRDANAIEVVDEFYRRLEQLKKDIPTDYRLIVGFDFTRSVRESIKEVEETLFIAFGLVVLIIFLFLRDWRSTIIPVLAIPVSILSAFFIMYIAGFSINVLTLLGLVLAIGLVVDDAIVVLENIYKKIEEGIPPIQAAFKGSKEIYFAVISTTITLAAVFLPIVFMGGISGQLFLEFAIVVSGSVLVSAFVALTLTPMLSAYFLKKKEGPSWFYRVTEPFFVRLNNGYAYLLIAFMKVRWLAWIFLIATTGLIYYVGRQLPSELAPIEDRSNMNLIAIAPEGVSFDYMKKKMIEVGKYVNDSTDGLYQTYSMVAISFIPAPAPVNVAVQSIYLKDPKERKKSIQDLYNQYAAASGNFRGFLLFPYLPPTIGTRYGGGMPVQFVLQAQNLDTLTAALPKFLGAVRQSKKLMFADSDLKINKPEVKITIDRQKAALMGVSIEEVARTLQLSLSGQRYGYFLRDDRQYEVIGQLSRPYRNDIQDLNGIYVHSTKGKMIPLNNLITFEEAVSPAAIYRYDQYTSATISAAPAPGVSLAEAIQEIEKIKVEVLGGNFKSSLAGQSRDYTESQGNITFTLVLALILIYMILAAQFESLRDPLTIMLTVPMAVTGAVLSLHWFGQSLNVFSQIGIITLVGLITKNGILIVEFANHLKETGVSKYQAAISAAEQRFRPILMTSLAMIFGALPIALTANSRQSLGIVIAGGLVFSGILTLFIIPAVYSYLSSSKRRLVVDEEATETGKELAHEQGF comes from the coding sequence ATGAGTATATCATCATTAAGCATAAAAAAACCAGTGCTGGCAGCAGTATTTTCACTTCTGCTAGTTATCTTGGGAATTGTTGGCTGGAAACAACTCGGCGTACGGGAGTTCCCACTAACTGAGCCTCCCGTCATATCCGTTATCACCTTCTATCCCGGAGCAAGTCCAGACGTCATCGCATCCAAGCTTACCAGACCGATGGAAGAGTCTATCGCTGAAGCAAGTGGTATACGAACAATATCCTCTGAGTCTCGCGAACAGGTCAGTGTGATCTCCATTGAATTCAACCGGGAGACTGACATCGAAGATGCATTAAATGATGTCAGAGACAAGGTCGCCAAATCCCGTAAGCAGCTTCCCGCCGACGTCGATCCTCCAATTGTACAGAAAGCTACTTCTGCGGACAATCTCGTTGCATTTCTCGAAGTGGAAAGCGATACAAAAGATATTAAAGAAGTCAGCCACATCGCGTCTACTGTCATAAAAGACAGAATGCAGTCTATTCCCGGAATCAACAATGTTGCAATCGTTGGCGAACACAAGTATGCCATGCGTCTCAGATTTGATCCAGTTAAATTGGCATCGTATCAACTGACTCCGGAAGATATCAGAGCTGCGCTCCTCAGGGAAAACATTGATCTTCCTTCGGGACGGATAGAGGGTGAAAGTAGCGAATTGAGCATTAGGACATTAGGTCGGCTGACGACGGAAGATGACTTTAACGAGATGTTAATCAAGCAAACCGGTCATACTATTATTAAATTAAAAGATATTGGCATAGCACAGTTGGGGGAAATGAATGAGCGTACCGCAATTATCAACGAAACCGGAAATCTGAACCGTGTGGGCATAGGTGTGGCTATTCAGATTCAACGAGATGCCAATGCTATTGAAGTGGTTGATGAGTTCTACAGGCGTTTAGAGCAGTTAAAGAAAGATATCCCTACCGATTATCGACTTATTGTGGGCTTTGATTTCACACGTTCGGTCCGTGAGTCCATCAAAGAGGTTGAAGAGACGCTCTTTATCGCGTTTGGTCTGGTTGTACTGATAATTTTCCTTTTCCTCCGAGATTGGCGGTCAACTATTATTCCGGTACTGGCCATTCCCGTCTCCATCCTGTCCGCCTTTTTTATTATGTATATCGCCGGATTTTCCATCAATGTACTCACATTGCTGGGGTTGGTACTTGCTATCGGACTGGTCGTCGACGACGCCATAGTCGTACTCGAAAATATTTATAAAAAGATTGAGGAGGGTATACCCCCTATTCAGGCTGCATTTAAAGGTTCAAAGGAAATTTATTTCGCTGTAATTTCAACAACTATTACGCTTGCAGCGGTATTCCTTCCCATCGTTTTTATGGGCGGAATCAGCGGCCAGCTTTTCTTGGAATTTGCGATTGTCGTGTCGGGATCAGTACTGGTATCCGCTTTTGTTGCACTAACGCTCACGCCGATGCTCAGTGCATATTTCCTCAAGAAGAAAGAAGGACCAAGCTGGTTCTACCGGGTCACGGAACCATTTTTCGTCCGATTAAACAATGGTTATGCCTACTTACTGATTGCTTTCATGAAAGTGCGCTGGCTTGCATGGATATTTTTAATCGCCACTACTGGATTGATTTATTATGTCGGCAGACAGCTGCCTTCAGAACTTGCTCCAATAGAAGATCGTTCGAATATGAATCTGATTGCCATTGCACCTGAAGGTGTTTCATTCGATTACATGAAGAAAAAGATGATCGAAGTCGGCAAGTATGTCAACGATTCTACAGATGGTCTCTATCAGACCTATTCGATGGTTGCAATTTCCTTTATTCCTGCCCCCGCACCGGTCAATGTCGCTGTACAGAGTATTTATCTCAAAGATCCAAAGGAAAGGAAAAAGTCTATTCAGGACTTATACAACCAATATGCCGCTGCATCGGGTAATTTTAGAGGTTTTTTACTATTCCCCTACCTCCCGCCTACCATCGGAACGCGATATGGCGGCGGCATGCCAGTCCAATTTGTATTACAGGCCCAAAATCTGGATACTCTGACGGCTGCACTTCCTAAATTTCTGGGAGCAGTACGGCAAAGCAAGAAGCTGATGTTTGCAGATTCGGACTTAAAAATAAACAAGCCCGAAGTGAAAATAACTATTGACCGACAAAAGGCAGCACTGATGGGAGTTTCCATTGAAGAAGTTGCACGCACGCTGCAACTTTCGCTATCAGGTCAGCGGTATGGTTACTTTCTCCGCGACGACCGCCAATACGAAGTGATCGGGCAGCTATCACGACCCTATCGGAATGACATCCAAGATCTAAACGGTATATATGTCCACTCCACGAAAGGTAAGATGATTCCGCTCAATAATCTGATCACTTTTGAAGAAGCCGTAAGTCCAGCAGCGATATACCGTTATGATCAATACACTTCCGCCACGATCTCTGCTGCGCCCGCACCGGGGGTAAGTCTCGCCGAGGCTATACAGGAGATTGAGAAAATAAAGGTTGAGGTACTCGGTGGGAATTTTAAATCTTCCCTTGCCGGCCAATCGAGAGATTACACAGAGAGTCAAGGCAATATAACATTTACACTTGTTCTGGCACTTATACTGATATACATGATTTTAGCAGCCCAATTTGAAAGTTTAAGGGATCCGCTGACTATTATGCTCACTGTACCAATGGCAGTAACTGGGGCGGTGCTGAGTTTACACTGGTTTGGTCAGAGTCTAAACGTATTTAGCCAAATAGGAATTATTACATTGGTTGGGCTCATTACTAAAAACGGGATCTTGATTGTAGAATTCGCCAATCATCTTAAAGAGACCGGAGTATCTAAATATCAGGCTGCAATCAGCGCTGCCGAACAACGTTTCCGACCAATATTGATGACTTCGCTCGCCATGATATTTGGAGCATTACCGATTGCTCTTACAGCCAACAGTCGGCAATCGCTAGGTATTGTCATCGCTGGCGGTCTAGTATTTTCCGGAATTCTCACATTATTCATCATCCCAGCGGTCTACTCTTATCTCTCAAGTAGTAAACGTAGGCTAGTCGTCGATGAAGAGGCCACAGAGACTGGCAAGGAGCTGGCACATGAACAAGGTTTTTAA
- a CDS encoding TolC family protein yields the protein MNKISYLITILLYFSSVAKQLNAQTRVLSLASALEMAEKGNKALQAQILEEIYAAELTKETTGAMLPTISADLAYSRYFDRQTIFLPGSFAGTAKPVQEVAVGGKNAWNGMVALYQPVFSPALSRQRKTAAINQQLEQQKTADLKSRIALQVSTHYLSILMMTEQLGLLEQSLQRNIKALDDARSLFNQGRALKSDTLRSFIEVENIRSSSSYLKNSIKVSLIELKRIIGMDDTETLELSDKLASPMGTIQNEFYSLDEALKIAEQNRKDLLIQHIQIDLEEKRVAVKQAALLPKLAFIGQYQVQAQADDLRIGNYAWPRTSFIGLQLSAPLFNGHRNRSQINQAKIRWRQEQIRLDDFRQEIKMQLASIISKWKEANSQLEIQKTTVHSATLNYQMNEDRFKNGLGSRLELTDAELALTQARINCLRATYNLRILYTEMQHALGLLNLQ from the coding sequence ATGAATAAAATATCCTATCTAATCACAATACTACTATACTTTTCATCGGTCGCGAAGCAGCTCAATGCGCAAACACGGGTGCTTTCTTTAGCTTCGGCGTTGGAAATGGCGGAGAAGGGAAACAAGGCCCTTCAGGCTCAAATTCTGGAAGAAATATATGCTGCTGAGCTCACAAAGGAAACAACAGGAGCGATGCTACCGACCATTTCGGCAGATCTGGCTTACAGCCGTTATTTTGACAGGCAGACAATCTTTCTCCCCGGCTCTTTCGCCGGTACGGCAAAACCGGTACAGGAAGTTGCCGTCGGGGGGAAAAATGCATGGAATGGAATGGTTGCCCTGTATCAACCTGTATTTTCGCCTGCTCTTAGCAGACAACGAAAAACAGCTGCTATCAACCAGCAGCTGGAACAGCAAAAAACAGCCGATCTCAAAAGCAGGATTGCGCTCCAGGTTTCGACACACTATCTCAGCATACTGATGATGACTGAGCAGCTGGGCTTACTCGAACAAAGTCTACAGCGCAATATAAAAGCACTGGATGATGCCCGCTCACTTTTTAATCAGGGCAGAGCCCTAAAGTCAGACACGTTACGAAGTTTTATCGAAGTCGAAAACATACGCTCATCGTCATCATATCTGAAAAACAGCATCAAAGTGTCGCTCATTGAATTAAAGCGGATAATCGGCATGGACGACACTGAAACTCTCGAATTGAGTGATAAGCTGGCTTCTCCTATGGGAACGATACAAAATGAATTTTATTCACTTGATGAAGCATTGAAAATAGCGGAACAAAATCGTAAGGATTTGCTGATCCAGCACATTCAGATCGATCTCGAAGAGAAAAGAGTTGCCGTGAAGCAAGCGGCGTTATTGCCGAAGCTGGCATTTATCGGCCAATACCAAGTCCAGGCCCAGGCAGACGACTTACGAATTGGAAACTATGCGTGGCCCAGAACATCTTTCATAGGCTTACAACTATCCGCCCCCCTATTTAATGGTCATCGAAACAGGTCTCAGATCAACCAAGCGAAGATAAGATGGCGACAAGAGCAAATTCGGTTAGACGATTTCCGGCAGGAGATTAAAATGCAACTGGCGTCTATCATCAGCAAGTGGAAAGAGGCAAATTCCCAATTGGAGATACAGAAAACAACCGTTCACTCAGCAACCCTAAACTACCAAATGAATGAGGACCGTTTTAAAAATGGTCTCGGGTCAAGGCTAGAACTCACGGACGCCGAACTTGCACTTACTCAAGCACGAATAAACTGTCTACGCGCTACTTACAACCTGCGGATATTGTACACAGAAATGCAGCATGCGCTTGGCCTATTGAATTTACAATAA
- a CDS encoding MFS transporter — MKTYPIDADKAVAYPKRWAALFLLCTAQFIVIMDTSIIGVALPAIKEDLGYSQSALQWIFNAYVILFGGFLLLGGRLSDLFGARKVFMWGFGILTAASLLAGTAWSEAALNIGRGLQGLGSALITPAALTLVMSKFTDPKELNKAFGFWGASAAAGGSAGVFLGGVITQWLSWHWIFLINIPAGLLVLFFSPSLLFKGNTRAGKIDVGGALLATTALVLMVYSIVSAEHAGWISLQTIGLLSLSILLLIIFLFVQRNKNEPLVPLTIFKVPNLSSGNLMIALLAAAWIPLWFFLNLYLQQVLGYSAFYSGLALLPMTAAIMFLMVGFTGKLVTRFGFKYNILAGLTILAASLFLFSTVSISGSFLTDVLPASLLAAIGMSLTYIPGTMASLSGAGPNETGLASGLVNTSYQVGSALGLAIIVALSTMKTKKLALAGIDNTEALNEGFRTAFFSAGIICLIALVLTAVSIKTINSRP, encoded by the coding sequence ATGAAAACATATCCTATAGATGCGGATAAGGCAGTGGCCTATCCAAAACGCTGGGCAGCCCTTTTTCTGCTTTGCACAGCCCAATTTATCGTCATAATGGACACTTCGATTATCGGTGTGGCACTACCTGCGATTAAAGAAGATTTAGGTTATTCGCAGTCGGCTCTTCAATGGATCTTCAATGCCTATGTAATCCTTTTCGGCGGTTTCTTGCTGCTCGGCGGCCGACTTTCAGATCTCTTTGGTGCACGAAAAGTTTTTATGTGGGGCTTTGGTATTTTGACCGCAGCGTCCCTACTAGCGGGCACTGCATGGTCTGAAGCCGCCTTAAATATCGGCAGAGGTTTACAGGGCCTCGGATCTGCACTAATTACACCCGCTGCACTGACACTAGTCATGTCGAAATTCACCGATCCCAAAGAGCTCAACAAGGCCTTCGGTTTTTGGGGTGCGTCTGCAGCAGCCGGAGGCTCTGCTGGGGTATTTCTAGGTGGAGTAATTACCCAGTGGCTTTCTTGGCACTGGATATTTCTGATAAATATTCCCGCAGGTCTTTTAGTCTTATTTTTTAGCCCAAGTCTATTGTTCAAAGGCAACACCAGAGCGGGGAAAATAGACGTCGGAGGAGCCCTTTTGGCCACTACAGCGCTTGTTCTCATGGTTTATTCCATCGTATCGGCAGAACACGCGGGTTGGATATCACTGCAGACAATAGGTCTCTTGAGCCTGTCAATCCTACTCCTTATCATCTTCCTTTTCGTGCAGCGGAACAAAAACGAACCTCTGGTTCCCTTAACGATTTTTAAGGTTCCTAACCTCAGTTCTGGCAACCTGATGATTGCATTACTGGCTGCCGCATGGATTCCCTTATGGTTCTTCCTCAATCTTTATTTACAGCAGGTACTCGGCTATTCTGCGTTTTACAGCGGCCTTGCCTTGCTCCCTATGACGGCAGCTATTATGTTTCTGATGGTAGGTTTTACTGGAAAACTCGTTACCCGTTTTGGATTTAAGTATAATATTCTGGCAGGCCTGACGATCCTCGCTGCCTCTTTATTTTTATTTAGTACGGTCTCCATCTCAGGCTCTTTTTTAACAGATGTACTGCCCGCTTCACTCCTTGCGGCAATAGGTATGTCTCTGACCTATATCCCCGGAACAATGGCTTCTCTATCAGGGGCGGGGCCTAACGAAACGGGACTTGCATCAGGTCTGGTTAACACGAGTTATCAGGTAGGTTCGGCATTGGGGCTAGCAATTATCGTCGCTTTATCAACAATGAAAACTAAAAAACTGGCTTTAGCAGGGATTGACAACACAGAAGCTTTAAATGAGGGGTTCCGTACAGCATTTTTCTCAGCAGGCATCATTTGCTTAATTGCTCTGGTGCTAACCGCAGTTTCTATCAAAACCATAAACTCAAGACCATAA
- a CDS encoding RNA polymerase sigma factor, with amino-acid sequence MNNHNLNVLINEKRSLLNHFAAKFTTDPDEKEDLIQETWIRALKSIDDFVQHPKLMSWLYVIMKHTYINKYRKAKRVNEIQDSYVELESTNTIELNKGVDKFIADDIERAMSSLSAENYEIFRLFLDGHKYHEIASYFNMPEGTIKTRIHMTRKKLQRQLKVYRVN; translated from the coding sequence ATGAACAATCACAATTTAAACGTACTTATCAATGAGAAAAGAAGTTTGTTGAATCACTTTGCAGCAAAGTTTACTACAGACCCAGATGAAAAGGAAGATCTGATTCAGGAAACATGGATCCGTGCATTAAAATCGATTGACGATTTTGTGCAACATCCTAAGTTGATGAGCTGGCTCTATGTGATAATGAAACATACCTATATCAATAAATATAGGAAAGCAAAACGCGTAAACGAGATACAGGATTCTTATGTCGAATTGGAAAGCACCAATACGATCGAACTAAATAAGGGGGTGGATAAATTTATTGCCGATGATATAGAACGCGCGATGTCTAGCCTTAGCGCTGAAAATTATGAGATTTTCCGTCTGTTTTTGGACGGCCACAAATACCATGAGATCGCGAGCTATTTCAACATGCCGGAAGGCACCATCAAAACGAGGATACATATGACTCGAAAAAAATTGCAGCGGCAGCTAAAGGTCTACCGGGTAAATTAA
- a CDS encoding glycosyltransferase: MKRIVIISTYPPQECGLATFTKDLKQGMELDPNVSVDVIAVSKLGKEQYDQSVRFVIDRERLDSYIQASRIINKEYDYCIVQHEYGIFGGADGIFVNHLADKIDIPLLTIFHTILQTPSLRQKEIMGFLLEKSQAVVSLSATGSTLLHKLFPKTEQRKVKVIPHGVPQFDYNQGLAKYRLGLQNQFVMLTFGLIGRSKGLEYAIRSLAGLDLPNFKYLIVGKTHPNVLAHEGESYRFELKGLVEKLNLQENVVFVDEFLSDEQLKEYLTACDIYLSPYQHEQQISSGTLSFAVGAGAAVISTPYWHAKDLLIDDRGILTPFNDTETMAANIKLLYQSKRLLAWHRFKARSYGEQTTWKMVAKDYLSLLSDLVTPVRSLVDYKKYVSFDLKREA; the protein is encoded by the coding sequence ATGAAAAGAATCGTTATCATCAGCACTTATCCGCCCCAGGAATGCGGACTGGCGACATTTACAAAAGATCTGAAACAAGGAATGGAACTCGATCCCAATGTATCCGTCGATGTGATCGCTGTTTCCAAATTAGGGAAGGAACAGTATGACCAATCCGTTCGATTCGTCATTGACAGGGAAAGACTGGACAGCTATATTCAGGCGAGCAGAATTATTAATAAGGAATACGACTATTGTATTGTACAACATGAATACGGTATATTCGGTGGAGCCGATGGCATTTTCGTGAATCACTTGGCTGACAAGATCGATATTCCGTTATTGACTATATTCCATACTATCTTACAGACACCATCTTTGCGACAAAAGGAAATCATGGGATTCCTTCTGGAGAAATCCCAAGCTGTTGTTTCCCTTTCCGCTACAGGTTCAACATTATTGCACAAGCTGTTTCCTAAGACTGAACAGCGTAAAGTTAAAGTCATCCCGCATGGCGTACCGCAGTTCGATTACAATCAGGGATTGGCAAAATATAGACTTGGACTTCAGAATCAGTTTGTGATGTTGACTTTTGGCCTGATCGGACGTAGCAAAGGGCTGGAGTATGCCATACGCTCACTTGCGGGACTCGATCTTCCCAACTTCAAATACCTGATTGTCGGCAAGACACATCCCAATGTACTCGCCCATGAAGGCGAATCTTATCGATTTGAATTAAAGGGACTTGTGGAGAAGTTGAATTTACAGGAAAATGTAGTGTTTGTCGATGAATTTCTGAGCGACGAACAACTGAAAGAGTATTTAACCGCCTGTGATATCTATTTATCACCTTATCAGCATGAACAGCAGATCAGTAGCGGCACACTATCATTTGCCGTCGGCGCCGGGGCAGCGGTCATCTCAACACCATACTGGCACGCTAAGGACCTGCTGATAGATGACCGCGGTATTCTCACCCCGTTCAATGACACTGAAACGATGGCAGCCAACATTAAGCTGCTTTATCAATCCAAACGTTTGCTGGCATGGCACAGGTTTAAAGCACGCAGCTATGGCGAGCAAACCACTTGGAAAATGGTAGCCAAAGACTATCTGTCACTGTTATCCGATTTGGTCACCCCAGTGAGGTCACTGGTGGATTACAAAAAATATGTTTCCTTTGATTTAAAAAGAGAAGCCTAG
- a CDS encoding COG1470 family protein, with the protein MLTELLSTKTRQRLSLKLFIITALALSVHGSSLGQTNAASQKSGFEARLINIEAPSNEPFRYSTTLTNGSSQTVTYNLDAQLPPGWQITYRVEGSQVTSLQMQGNKSQEISIEISCPLTAKPDKYKIPIKAISTLDTLKLDLEAAVKGSYAIELSTPSGRLSDEVVSGGTKEITLQVKNTGTLPLNALEFSSQLPTRWEATFTPSTIKQLETGKSQEVKVSLRVPDKTIAGDYVAKFDVKSASNSADVSFRIIVKTSLLSGWIGMLIILLAIGLVYYLIRKYGRR; encoded by the coding sequence ATGTTAACAGAATTACTATCTACAAAAACAAGACAACGTTTATCATTAAAGCTATTTATTATTACAGCTTTGGCCCTGTCCGTACATGGCAGCTCTTTGGGTCAGACAAATGCTGCATCTCAGAAATCAGGCTTCGAGGCTAGGTTAATCAATATCGAGGCGCCGAGTAATGAACCTTTTCGCTATAGTACGACATTAACGAATGGTTCGTCGCAAACCGTCACCTATAACCTTGACGCACAATTACCTCCCGGGTGGCAGATCACCTATAGAGTAGAGGGTTCTCAAGTCACTTCACTACAGATGCAGGGAAACAAATCGCAGGAAATCAGCATCGAAATCAGCTGCCCGTTGACTGCCAAGCCCGACAAATATAAAATTCCCATCAAGGCCATATCGACGCTAGATACGTTAAAGTTAGATCTCGAGGCCGCTGTCAAAGGGTCATACGCAATCGAACTGAGTACACCTTCGGGTAGGCTGAGTGATGAAGTGGTCTCCGGCGGTACAAAAGAAATCACACTTCAGGTCAAGAATACGGGTACCCTTCCGTTAAATGCCCTTGAATTTAGTTCGCAGTTACCGACACGATGGGAAGCCACATTCACACCGTCCACTATCAAACAACTCGAGACTGGGAAGTCCCAGGAAGTTAAGGTTAGTCTAAGGGTGCCGGACAAAACCATTGCTGGCGATTATGTGGCCAAATTTGATGTAAAATCTGCCAGTAACTCCGCGGATGTCTCCTTCCGAATCATTGTAAAGACCTCTTTACTCTCCGGATGGATCGGCATGCTGATTATTCTATTGGCTATCGGCTTAGTGTATTATCTCATTCGCAAATACGGAAGAAGATAG
- a CDS encoding ABC transporter ATP-binding protein → MKDPIIQLTGLTKNYGTAVAVDKLDLNIYKGEIFGLLGPNGAGKTTSILMMLGLTEPSSGTAMVCGYNATRSPIAVKKKVGYLPDNVGFYPEMTALENLSFIARLNGLSTSQAYDRAKEMLSIVGLEQAINKKAGVFSRGMKQRLGLAEVLIKNPEVAILDEPTLGIDPSGVNEFLELIKKLSKEQHLTVLLSSHHLHQVQRVCDRVGIFVDGKLLVEGSIDQLAQNLQQQEGVTTRIAIEADNDMIGFEKQLKNLPGLRQLTIQANTIELKSDGDVTAEAVRLLVHHGANVVSVQRNDYALDNIYNTYFEHSKINNTEYEKSNRFFGKSLFGKFKR, encoded by the coding sequence ATGAAGGACCCTATTATTCAACTGACTGGCCTGACCAAAAATTACGGTACAGCAGTCGCTGTTGACAAACTTGATTTAAATATCTATAAAGGCGAGATATTTGGCCTGCTTGGCCCCAACGGTGCCGGAAAAACAACCAGCATCTTAATGATGCTGGGGTTGACCGAGCCATCTTCTGGTACCGCCATGGTGTGCGGCTACAATGCCACCAGGAGCCCAATCGCAGTCAAGAAGAAAGTAGGCTATCTCCCTGACAATGTAGGCTTCTATCCCGAGATGACTGCCTTGGAGAACCTTAGTTTTATCGCTAGATTAAATGGTCTGTCGACTTCACAGGCCTACGACCGGGCGAAAGAGATGTTGAGCATCGTCGGATTAGAACAGGCAATAAATAAGAAAGCGGGTGTATTTTCCAGAGGAATGAAGCAGCGACTTGGACTGGCAGAGGTACTTATCAAAAATCCAGAAGTAGCTATATTGGACGAACCTACGCTAGGAATCGATCCAAGCGGTGTCAATGAATTCCTTGAGCTTATCAAAAAATTGAGCAAAGAGCAACATTTAACTGTTCTTCTGTCATCACACCACTTGCATCAGGTACAGCGTGTATGTGACAGGGTCGGCATCTTTGTCGACGGAAAACTTCTTGTAGAAGGATCCATAGACCAATTAGCGCAAAATCTCCAGCAACAGGAAGGCGTAACAACACGTATCGCGATCGAAGCGGATAATGATATGATAGGCTTCGAAAAGCAGCTGAAAAACCTACCCGGCCTGCGGCAGTTAACCATCCAGGCAAACACTATTGAACTTAAAAGCGACGGCGATGTCACAGCTGAAGCTGTACGTCTGCTGGTGCACCATGGGGCGAACGTCGTTTCCGTTCAGCGTAACGACTACGCATTGGATAACATTTATAATACGTATTTCGAGCATAGTAAAATAAACAATACTGAATATGAAAAATCCAACCGTTTCTTCGGGAAGTCTCTTTTCGGGAAGTTTAAACGCTAA